The stretch of DNA AATAAAATACTCCTTCTTCCACCCCACAACTATATTTTTAGGAAGCAAAATATTGCTGTGTCAAACTTAGAAAATATATTTCACTAAACTGAAAAATTAACTAACAGTTTATTAACTACTAGTTTACTTAAAATGATCAAAATCGTTTTATTCTAGCAACATTGGTACATCCATAATCAACACTTCGGCATCATTTGAATTGGAAATAATTTCAAAATTGTCGACTTCCCAAATTCCCAAACCATCACGTTCATTCACATCAATGGAATGTATCGTAAAACTACCTTTAAGCACAAAAGCATAAACTCCATTTCCACTTTTTTTCACCTCATAATTCAACTTTTTTCCTTGCTCTAAGGTGGTTAAATAAAACCAGGCCTGTTGGTTTATCCATACTCCTTCTCCTTCTTTGTTAGGTGAAACTATTTGTTGCAATTTATTTTTACGATCCTTCTCAATCAAGCTAATTTGATCGTATCTGGGAGTTATATTTCTCATTTCAGGAAAAATCCAAATTTGAAGAAATTTAACCTCACTATCTTTGTTCTTATTGTATTCGCTGTGTGTGATTCCGGTTCCTGCACTCATAATTTGCACATCCCCTTTTTTAATCACGGTTACATTCCCCATACTATCTCTATGTTCTAATTCACCTTCCAACGGAATTGAAATAATTTCCATATTATCATGTGGATGTGTACCAAAGCCCATTCCGGCAGCTACAGTATCGTCATTTAAAACGCGTAATACACCAAAATGTACTCGCTCGGGATTCTGATAATTCGCAAAACTAAAAGTATGCTTGCTTTGAAGCCATCCATGATTTGCGTCTCCCCTGCTGGAAGCTTTGTGAAGAACAGTTTT from Bacteroidota bacterium encodes:
- a CDS encoding pirin family protein, which produces MSKTVLHKASSRGDANHGWLQSKHTFSFANYQNPERVHFGVLRVLNDDTVAAGMGFGTHPHDNMEIISIPLEGELEHRDSMGNVTVIKKGDVQIMSAGTGITHSEYNKNKDSEVKFLQIWIFPEMRNITPRYDQISLIEKDRKNKLQQIVSPNKEGEGVWINQQAWFYLTTLEQGKKLNYEVKKSGNGVYAFVLKGSFTIHSIDVNERDGLGIWEVDNFEIISNSNDAEVLIMDVPMLLE